Proteins found in one Lycium ferocissimum isolate CSIRO_LF1 chromosome 6, AGI_CSIRO_Lferr_CH_V1, whole genome shotgun sequence genomic segment:
- the LOC132061500 gene encoding uncharacterized protein LOC132061500 yields MNDFEKFKDVDAGSKKVRKQGSSYISSESETPTPDSPLVSSPNLSSFSLNLNEDVAENNRLVELLAKSGADRQRDLEMKDRTLKLKEFREENKILLSNLDSISDPNIREFIRQEQKRIMDKRSQQFQQPQPQQSSAPYTQYFNDIGGSGNDLPEY; encoded by the exons ATGAACGATTTTGAGAAGTTTAAAGATGTCGATGCTGGAAGTAAAAAAGTTCGAAAGCAAGGCTCTTCTTATATATCATCAGAGTCTGAGACTCCTACTCCTGATTCACCTCTGGTATCATCTCCTAActtatcatcattttcactaaATTTGAATGAGGATGTTGCAG AAAATAATCGGCTTGTTGAGTTGTTGGCAAAGTCAGGTGCAGACAGGCAGCGAGATTTGGAGATGAAAGATAGAACTTTGAAACTAAAAGAatttagagaagaaaataaaattttattgtcGAATTTAGATTCTATTAGTGATCCAAATATTCGTGAATTTATtcgacaagaacaaaaaagaataatGGATAAAAGAAGTCAACAATTTCAACAGCCACAACCACAACAATCCTCTGCCCCATACACTCAATATTTTAATGATATTGGTGGATCTGGAAACGACCTACCAGAGTACTAA